In one window of Oncorhynchus kisutch isolate 150728-3 linkage group LG16, Okis_V2, whole genome shotgun sequence DNA:
- the LOC109906380 gene encoding mucin-5AC-like isoform X1 translates to MELGVFLIIIFSVIGRLCSVTSTTTDPNMTTTTEAPATTTTAVSASPAPTTTDAAPTTTTITEALTTTTTEAPTTTTTDPFTTTAPTTTTTTAAPTMTTTTTAPTTTTTTTAPTTAPTTTTTTATPTTTTTTAAPTTTAVPTTTTTTTAPTTTTAAPTTTTTTAAPTTTAVPTTTTTTTAPTTTTAAPTTTTTTTVSTTTTTAPTTTTTTVAPTTTTTTVAPTTTTTTVAPTTTTTTVAPTTTTTTTVPTTITTTTAPTRTTTTTAPTTTTTDPIPTTVPTTTTTTTASTTTTITGAAALTTTTVPTTTTTDPITTTAPAKLTTTVALITTTVAPTMTTTAPNKTTTSPNTTTTSPTTTTATPTTTTAALNTTHTALNTTPTAPTTTPTAPTATPTAPTTTPTAPTTTTTAPNTTTAVLTTTITAPNTTTTAPNTTTAAPNTTTAALNTTAAPTTTTAAPNTTTAALNTTAAPTTTTAALNTTAAPTTTTAALNTTAAPTTTTAALNTTAAPTTTTAAPNTTAAAPTTTTAAPTTTTAAPTTTTAAPNTTAAAPNTTTATLTTTTTAPNTTTTTELPDTSQMSTITPPAGQYTMHSRSGYKLVLRVKFTMTTDLTESEILKQLQWELIRRGMPETFTLHMRILSGQNTKRVTNFNDDGLLGEVYEPHVISLNPA, encoded by the exons TAATAGGCAGACTCTGCTCTGTAACAAGCACAACTACAGATCCTAATATGACAACCACAACAGAGGCACCTgctacaacaaccacagctgtcaGTGCATCTCCTGCTCCAACAACCACAGacgcagctcctacaacaacaacaataactgAGGCTcttactacaacaacaactgaagctcctactacaacaaccacaGATCCATTTACTACAacagctcctactacgacaaccacaactgcagctcctactatgacaaccacaactacagctcctactacgacaaccacaactacagctcctactacagctcctactacgacaaccacaactgcaactcctactacgacaaccacaactgcagctcctactacaactgcagttcctactacaacaaccacaactacagctcctacaaccacaactgcagctcctactacaacaaccacaactgcagctcctactacaactgcagttcctactacaacaaccacaactacagctcctacaaccacaactgcagctcctactacgacaaccacaactacagtttctactacaacaactacagctcctactacaacaacaacaacagtagctcctactacaacaaccacaacagtagctcctactacaacaaccacaacagtagctcctactacaacaaccacaacagtagctcctactacaacaaccacaACTACAGTTCCTACTACAATaaccacaactacagctcctactAGAACaaccacaactacagctcctactacaacaaccacaGATCCAATTCCGACAACAGTtcctactacaacaaccacaactacagcttctactacaacaacaataacaggAGCAGCAGCTCTTACTACAACCACAGTtcctactacaacaaccacaGATCCAATTACGACAACAGCTCCTGCTAAGTTAACCACAACTGTAGCTCTAAtcacaacaactgtagctcctactaTGACAACCACTGCTCCTAATAAAACAACCACATCTCCtaatacaacaacaacatctcctactacaacaaccgcaactcctactacaacaactgcagctctTAATACAACACATACAGCTCTTAATACAACACctacagctcctactacaacacctacagCTCCTACTGCAACACctacagctcctactacaacacctacagctcctactacaacaactacagctcctaatacaacaactgctgttcttACTACAACAATTACAGCTCctaatacaacaactacagctcctaatacaacaactgcagctcctaatacaacaactgcagctcttaatacaactgcagctcctactacaacaactgcagctcctaatacaacaactgcagctcttaatacaactgcagctcctactacaacaactgcagctcttaatacaactgcagctcctactacaacaactgcagctcttaatacaactgcagctcctactacaacaactgcagctcttaatacaactgcagctcctactacaacaactgcagctcctaatacaacagctgcagctcctactacaacaactgcagctcctactacaacaactgcagctcctactacaacaactgcagctcctaatACAACAGCTGCAGCTCCTAATACAACAACTGCAACtcttactacaacaactacagctcctaaTACAACAACCACTACTGAGCTACCAGACACTTCACAAATGAGCACTATAACTCCACCTGCAGGACAGTACACCATGCATAGTAGGTCTG GATATAAGTTGGTACTGAGGGTGAAatttaccatgacaacagaccttACCGAATCTGAAATCTTGAAGCAG CTTCAGTGGGAACTGATCAGACGAGGGATGCCAGAGACCTTTACACTGCATATGAGAATCCTTTCAGGACAGAATACAAAGAGAGTTACAAACTTTAATGACGATGGTCTGTTGGGGGAGGTTTATGAACcccatgtcatatcacttaatccggcatag
- the LOC109906380 gene encoding mucin-5AC-like isoform X2, which yields MELGVFLIIIFSGRLCSVTSTTTDPNMTTTTEAPATTTTAVSASPAPTTTDAAPTTTTITEALTTTTTEAPTTTTTDPFTTTAPTTTTTTAAPTMTTTTTAPTTTTTTTAPTTAPTTTTTTATPTTTTTTAAPTTTAVPTTTTTTTAPTTTTAAPTTTTTTAAPTTTAVPTTTTTTTAPTTTTAAPTTTTTTTVSTTTTTAPTTTTTTVAPTTTTTTVAPTTTTTTVAPTTTTTTVAPTTTTTTTVPTTITTTTAPTRTTTTTAPTTTTTDPIPTTVPTTTTTTTASTTTTITGAAALTTTTVPTTTTTDPITTTAPAKLTTTVALITTTVAPTMTTTAPNKTTTSPNTTTTSPTTTTATPTTTTAALNTTHTALNTTPTAPTTTPTAPTATPTAPTTTPTAPTTTTTAPNTTTAVLTTTITAPNTTTTAPNTTTAAPNTTTAALNTTAAPTTTTAAPNTTTAALNTTAAPTTTTAALNTTAAPTTTTAALNTTAAPTTTTAALNTTAAPTTTTAAPNTTAAAPTTTTAAPTTTTAAPTTTTAAPNTTAAAPNTTTATLTTTTTAPNTTTTTELPDTSQMSTITPPAGQYTMHSRSGYKLVLRVKFTMTTDLTESEILKQLQWELIRRGMPETFTLHMRILSGQNTKRVTNFNDDGLLGEVYEPHVISLNPA from the exons GCAGACTCTGCTCTGTAACAAGCACAACTACAGATCCTAATATGACAACCACAACAGAGGCACCTgctacaacaaccacagctgtcaGTGCATCTCCTGCTCCAACAACCACAGacgcagctcctacaacaacaacaataactgAGGCTcttactacaacaacaactgaagctcctactacaacaaccacaGATCCATTTACTACAacagctcctactacgacaaccacaactgcagctcctactatgacaaccacaactacagctcctactacgacaaccacaactacagctcctactacagctcctactacgacaaccacaactgcaactcctactacgacaaccacaactgcagctcctactacaactgcagttcctactacaacaaccacaactacagctcctacaaccacaactgcagctcctactacaacaaccacaactgcagctcctactacaactgcagttcctactacaacaaccacaactacagctcctacaaccacaactgcagctcctactacgacaaccacaactacagtttctactacaacaactacagctcctactacaacaacaacaacagtagctcctactacaacaaccacaacagtagctcctactacaacaaccacaacagtagctcctactacaacaaccacaacagtagctcctactacaacaaccacaACTACAGTTCCTACTACAATaaccacaactacagctcctactAGAACaaccacaactacagctcctactacaacaaccacaGATCCAATTCCGACAACAGTtcctactacaacaaccacaactacagcttctactacaacaacaataacaggAGCAGCAGCTCTTACTACAACCACAGTtcctactacaacaaccacaGATCCAATTACGACAACAGCTCCTGCTAAGTTAACCACAACTGTAGCTCTAAtcacaacaactgtagctcctactaTGACAACCACTGCTCCTAATAAAACAACCACATCTCCtaatacaacaacaacatctcctactacaacaaccgcaactcctactacaacaactgcagctctTAATACAACACATACAGCTCTTAATACAACACctacagctcctactacaacacctacagCTCCTACTGCAACACctacagctcctactacaacacctacagctcctactacaacaactacagctcctaatacaacaactgctgttcttACTACAACAATTACAGCTCctaatacaacaactacagctcctaatacaacaactgcagctcctaatacaacaactgcagctcttaatacaactgcagctcctactacaacaactgcagctcctaatacaacaactgcagctcttaatacaactgcagctcctactacaacaactgcagctcttaatacaactgcagctcctactacaacaactgcagctcttaatacaactgcagctcctactacaacaactgcagctcttaatacaactgcagctcctactacaacaactgcagctcctaatacaacagctgcagctcctactacaacaactgcagctcctactacaacaactgcagctcctactacaacaactgcagctcctaatACAACAGCTGCAGCTCCTAATACAACAACTGCAACtcttactacaacaactacagctcctaaTACAACAACCACTACTGAGCTACCAGACACTTCACAAATGAGCACTATAACTCCACCTGCAGGACAGTACACCATGCATAGTAGGTCTG GATATAAGTTGGTACTGAGGGTGAAatttaccatgacaacagaccttACCGAATCTGAAATCTTGAAGCAG CTTCAGTGGGAACTGATCAGACGAGGGATGCCAGAGACCTTTACACTGCATATGAGAATCCTTTCAGGACAGAATACAAAGAGAGTTACAAACTTTAATGACGATGGTCTGTTGGGGGAGGTTTATGAACcccatgtcatatcacttaatccggcatag